From one Plasmodium coatneyi strain Hackeri chromosome 9, complete sequence genomic stretch:
- a CDS encoding Immature colon carcinoma transcript 1: protein MLSLSRKLRLSFEIPFSQIQKITARSSGPGGQSVNKAESKVQLRFNVDTAKWIPPAVKDNLKKIHKNKLNKNNELIIECEETPSQISNYKICADKLRALLEEAENYKEKTKHTSVKDFIHLIKTDEQIKRYKDALIDRKKKRRERKFNKRDYD from the exons ATGCTCTCCCTAAGTAGGAAGCTGCGGTTGTCGTTCGAAATCCCCTTCAGCCAAATTCAGAAAATCACGGCCCGGTCGTCGGGTCCAGGGGGGCAGAGCGTCAACAAG GCAGAAAGCAAAGTGCAGCTTCGCTTCAACGTGGACACGGCCAAGTGGATCCCCCCCGCCGTTAAGGACAATTTAAA GAAGATCCACAAGAATAAACTGAACAAGAACAACGAGCTCATCATCGAGTGCGAAG AGACACCCTCGCAGATATCCAACTACAAAATTTGCGCCGACAAGTTAAGGGCCCTCCTGGAGGAAGCCGAG AATTACAAGGAAAAAACCAAACACACGTCGGTCAAGGATTTTATACACTTGATAAAGACGGATGAGCAG ATAAAACGGTATAAGGATGCCCTAATTGatcggaagaaaaaacgaaggGAGAGGAAGTTTAACAAACGTGATTACGATTGA
- a CDS encoding Tyrosine--tRNA ligase: protein MVGSSLYLLLLLTHVVQIQCYKFQPHKSLISGKPPLGDSQTEKHEIKSKALKKLFERKLIHYVSDVKGVDAILYNNETEPKREKRKAVYLGIDVNCKYLHLGNLVQLITLDILRNHNTDVVVLLGGSTTKIGDPSFQQAERRRPIEEEICHNEESIRRSIIRLLLRGEAPNIGTSPGGTSNMGTSPLEEFSIHPPDRGSLTIVNNRQWYSQMDLTDFLTHGQHFSLHKILKKECFKDKLKGNNLTLKDLNYLILQSYDFVHLFRKYRCFIQIGGSDQWGNIQSGIELCQHMHNTQLYGLTTNLLLHKNNTKYSKSQFEQNRKIPIWIDKEYTPPFLFWNFLRNIDDQQVHSYVSMLTDLDVQKGDPPSGVTSGGGDDHVDDHVDDHGDDHVDNHDDALINRAKEKLADYVTTFIYGAETVHTIHTLSRLLKEDEFAVIDRVDQLKVFPFILISKNELQKNDISIVHILRKFEVASTNKEAKEKVAQRCIYLNKQLIDNAKYKLSLPSSFVKAKDGNYYAILGLGKKTYYSIIVQ from the coding sequence ATGGTGGGGTCGTCCCTCTACTTGCTGCTTCTCCTCACCCATGTAGTGCAAATCCAATGCTATAAGTTCCAACCGCATAAAAGTCTCATCTCAGGGAAGCCCCCCTTGGGGGACAGCCAAACGGAGAAGCACGAAATAAAGTCGAAGGCATTAAAGAAGTTGTTCGAACGGAAGTTAATCCACTACGTAAGTGACGTAAAAGGTGTGGATGCCATATTGTATAATAATGAGACGGAAccgaagagggaaaagaggaaagcaGTCTACCTAGGAATTGACGTGAACTGCAAGTACCTTCACTTGGGGAACCTCGTACAGTTAATCACACTAGACATTCTGCGGAACCATAATACGGACGTGGTGGTACTGCTGGGGGGAAGCACAACGAAGATTGGGGACCCGTCCTTTCAACAGGCAGAACGGAGGAGACCAATTGAGGAGGAAATCTGCCACAATGAAGAGAGCATAAGGAGGAGCATTATTAGGTTGCTCCTTCGGGGGGAAGCGCCTAATATTGGGACGTCCCCCGGGGGGACATCTAATATGGGCACGTCCCCCCTGGAAGAATTTTCCATCCACCCGCCCGACAGAGGGTCGCTCACCATAGTAAACAACAGACAATGGTACAGCCAAATGGACTTAACCGACTTCCTAACCCACGGGCAGCACTTCTCCCttcacaaaattttaaaaaaagaatgttttAAGGACAAATTGAAAGGCAACAATTTAACGCTGAAGGATCTAAACTACCTTATTTTGCAATCGTACGATTTTGTCCATTTGTTTAGGAAGTACAGGTGCTTTATACAAATAGGGGGATCGGACCAATGGGGAAACATCCAGTCGGGCATCGAACTATGCCAGCACATGCACAACACGCAGCTGTATGGACTAACTACCAATTTGCTGCTTCATAAGAATAACACGAAATATAGCAAATCCCAATTTGAGCAGAATAGGAAAATACCCATCTGGATTGATAAGGAGTatacccccccttttctcttttggaACTTTTTAAGAAACATCGACGACCAGCAGGTTCATTCTTACGTTTCTATGCTCACCGATTTGGACGTCCAAAAGGGGGATCCTCCAAGTGGGGTTACTTCAGGGGGGGGTGATGACCATGTGGATGACCATGTGGATGACCATGGGGATGACCATGTGGATAACCATGACGATGCCCTGATCAACCGAGCGAAGGAAAAACTCGCCGACTACGTCACCACATTTATTTACGGAGCAGAAACTGTGCACACAATTCACACACTAAGTAGACTTCTAAAGGAGGACGAGTTTGCAGTGATTGACCGGGTCGACCAGCTGAAGGTGTTCCCCTTTATCCTAAttagcaaaaatgaattacaaaaaaacgacataagcattgtgcacattttgcgCAAATTCGAAGTGGCGTCCACTAATAAGGAAGCCAAGGAGAAAGTGGCCCAGAGGTGTATCTACCTGAACAAACAACTCATAGATAATGCCAAATACAAATTAAGTTTACCGTCTTCCTTTGTAAAAGCCAAGGATGGAAATTACTATGCCATTTTGGGATTGGGCAAAAAGACATACTACTCGATAATCGTGCAATGA
- a CDS encoding GTP-binding nuclear protein, translated as MDSQEFIPQYKLILVGDGGVGKTTFVKRHLTGEFEKKYIPTLGVEVHPLKFQTNFGKTQFNVWDTAGQEKFGGLRDGYYIKSDCAIIMFDVSSRITYKNVPNWYRDITRVCETIPMVLVGNKVDVKDRQVKSRQIQFHRKRNLQYYDLSARSNYNFEKPFLWLARRLSNQPNLVFVGEHAKAPEFQIDLNIVREAEKELEQAAAVAIDEEDIEN; from the exons ATGGACTCACAAGAATTCATACCACAGTATAAACTCATTTTAGTTGGGGATGGTGGTGTAGGAAAAACTACATTTGTGAAGAGGCATCTTACGGGAGAATTtgagaagaaatatattc CCACCCTCGGTGTCGAAGTGCACCCATTGAAATTTCAAACCAACTTTGGGAAGACCCAATTTAACGTGTGGGATACAGCCGGCCAGGAAAAGTTCGGAGGACTGAGAGATGGATACTACATAAAGAGTGACTGTGCTATTATCATGTTCGATGTGTCATCCCGTATTACCTACAAGAACGTCCCGAACTGGTACAGAGATATTACCCGAGTTTGCGAAACCATCCCTATGGTGCTAGTCGGAAATAAGGTAGACGTGAAGGACAGACAAGTGAAGTCCAGACAAATACAATTCCACAGGAAGAGAAATTTGCAATATTATGATTTGTCTGCCAGGTCCAACTACAATTTTGAGAAACCATTTTTATGGCTAGCTAGAAGATTATCCAACCAGCCAAATCTCGTATTCGTGGGCGAGCACGCAAAGGCTCCAGAATTCCAGATAGACCTGAATATCGTCAGGGAGGCCGAGAAGGAGTTGGAACAGGCAGCAGCCGTGGCTATCGACGAGGAGGATATCGAAAATTGA
- a CDS encoding Ubiquitin c-terminal hydrolase, which translates to MQRSSNDSLTEWCLIESNPCIFNDMLSRMGAKDLSVEDVYDLDFFDDYISNRDVVTVENVLSMNEYQSEKEKNGWVNPMGEGTGESNPVGSTTGETSPQKGLYSSTVTTDVKYNKLLKNESNIFGIIFLFNIGKSYNRNKFVEHHIPEDLFFAKQVIPNACATQAILSIVLNKEVELNEEIKNIKSFSSNFDSSMKGLTLSNCNFLRNIHNSYKPPIYIEKENLHDEKGKSNDSFHFVSYIQFGGSVYMLDGLQEGPVLIGQTNGADEQRSWIDLAREHIKKEINDICNGTGGGNSMGEAAEGGDGRFNVLAVVKDKEHMINEFCNIHRIVKRRANLKLISLGKEEVDLNDDIDEANFNYPNIPTVEELPNDMSELLLISEKATGEINFLQSLLQEQMQLKLTWNKELTFKFFNFYPFVMSSLKLMAKHNILKEAYEKQKQKHQQQHSRGAA; encoded by the coding sequence ATGCAGAGAAGCAGCAACGACAGCCTGACAGAATGGTGCCTAATAGAGAGCAACCCGTGCATCTTCAATGACATGCTAAGTCGGATGGGGGCGAAGGACCTCTCCGTGGAGGACGTCTACGATCTGGACTTTTTCGACGATTACATATCCAACAGGGATGTGGTGACGGTAGAAAACGTCCTCAGTATGAATGAGTACCAGagtgagaaggaaaagaatggaTGGGTTAACCCCATGGGGGAGGGCACTGGTGAGAGTAACCCCGTTGGAAGTACCACAGGGGAGACATCCCCCCAAAAGGGGCTCTACAGCAGCACTGTTACGACTGACGTAAAATACAACAAGCTACTAAAAAACGAAAGCAACATTTTTGGAATAATTTTCCTGTTCAATATTGGGAAGAGTTACAACAGGAACAAGTTCGTGGAGCACCATATACCGGaagatcttttttttgcaaaacagGTGATCCCGAACGCATGTGCCACACAAGCCATCCTATCGATTGTGCTTAACAAAGAGGTGGAactgaatgaagaaataaaaaatataaagtcGTTTAGTAGCAACTTTGATAGCTCCATGAAGGGACTGACCTTGTCGAATTGCAACTTCCTTCGAAACATACACAATTCTTATAAGCCtccaatatatatagaaaaggaGAACCTACACGacgagaagggaaaaagcaaCGATTCCTTCCACTTCGTTTCGTATATACAATTTGGCGGAAGTGTCTACATGCTGGATGGGTTACAGGAAGGACCCGTTCTGATCGGACAGACCAATGGTGCAGACGAACAGCGTAGCTGGATCGACCTCGCCAGGGAACacataaagaaggaaataaacgACATATGCAACGGTACTGGTGGTGGAAATTCAATGGGAGAAGCAGCCGAAGGAGGAGACGGTCGATTCAACGTCCTGGCTGTTGTAAAAGACAAGGAACACATGATTAACGAATTTTGCAACATACATAGAATTGTAAAAAGGAGAGCTAACCTTAAGTTGATTAGCTTGGGAAAGGAGGAGGTCGACTTAAACGATGATATAGATGAAGCCAACTTTAACTACCCTAACATACCAACTGTGGAAGAGCTCCCAAATGATATGTCTGAACTCCTTCTCATTTCTGAAAAAGCAACAGGAGAGATTAACTTCCTTCAGTCTCTTCTGCAGGAGCAAATGCAGTTGAAACTCACCTGGAATAAGGAACTcacttttaaatttttcaatttctacCCTTTTGTGATGTCCTCCTTAAAGCTCATGGCGAAGCAtaacattttaaaggaggCCTACGAGaagcaaaagcagaagcatcAGCAGCAGCACAGTCGGGGCGCCGCATAA
- a CDS encoding Heat shock protein 101, whose product MMRRVFIWCLYFITLFFLCKNELAYCSANNNQGKENYLNRTINILNAGKNVAKRYGHSQLKPVHILSALAKSDYGSNLLKENSVNASNLKQYIDTALEQTRAGAPLDNKSKITYSDEVKEVLAEAEALANKYKSQKVDVEHLLSGLMNDELVNEILNEVYLTDEAVKGILKSKLEKTKKDKDGKSGGLYIEQFGSNLNEKVRNGKLQGIYGRDEEIRAVIESLLRYNKNSPVLVGQPGTGKTTIVEGLVYRIEKGDVPKELRGYTVISLNFRKFTSGTSYRGEFETRMKNIIKELKNKKNKIILFVDEIHLLLGAGKAEGGTDAANLLKPVLSKGEIKLIGATTVAEYRKFIESCSAFERRFEKILVEPPSVENTIKILRSLKSKYESFYGIHITDKALVAAAKVSDRFIKDRYLPDKAIDLLNKACSFLQVQLSGKPRIIDVTEREIERLAYEISTLEMDVDKVSKRKYNNLIKEFENKKELLKTYYEEYVVSGERLKRKKEAEKRLNELKELAQNYMSANKEPPIELQNSLKDAQEKYMEVYKETLAYVEAKTHNAMNVDAVYQEHVSYIYLRDSGMPLGSLSFESSKGALKLYNSLSKSIIGNEDIIKSLSDAVVKAATGMKDPEKPIGTFLFLGPTGVGKTELAKTLAIELFSSKDNLIRVNMSEFTEAHSVSKITGSPPGYVGFSDSGQLTEAVRERPHSVVLFDELEKAHPDVFKVLLQILGDGYINDNHRRNIDFSNTIIIMTSNLGAELFKKKLFFDANNSDTPEYKRVFDDLRIQLIKKCKKVFKPEFVNRIDKIGIFEPLSKKNLREIVKLRFKKLEKRLEEKNIHVSVSEKAVDYIIDQSYDPELGARPTLIFIESVIMTKFAIMYLKKELVDDMDVHVDFNKAANNLVINLSAV is encoded by the exons ATGATGAGGCGCGTTTTCATTTGGTGCCTTTATTTCAtaactttgttttttctgtgcaAGAATGAATTGGCTTACTGTTCTGCGAACAACAACCAAGGG AAGGAGAACTACCTGAACAGAACGATTAACATTTTAAACGCCGGAAAGAATGTAGCCAAACGATATGGACACAGTCAGCTGAAGCCCGTGCACATTCTGAGCGCCCTTGCGAAGAGCGACTACG GATCCAACCTCCTGAAGGAAAACAGCGTCAATGCCAGCAACCTGAAGCAGTACATAGACACTGCCCTGGAGCAGACCCGGGCTGGAGCG CCACTGGATAATAAGAGCAAAATCACCTACTCCGacgaagtgaaggaagtgcTGGCCGAGGCGGAGGCACTGGCGAACAAGTACAAGAGCCAGAAGGTAGACGTGGAACACCTCCTCAGTGGTCTAATGAACGATGAGCTGGTTAACGAAATATTGAACGAAGTTTACCTGACCGACGAAGCGGTGAAGGGGATCCTGAAAAGCAAGttggaaaaaacgaagaaggatAAGGATGGAAAGTCTGGAGGATTGTACATAGAACAGTTTGGATcaaatttaaatgaaaaagttcGAAATGGAAAGTTGCAAGGAATTTACGGAAGAGATGAAGAAATCAGAGCAGTGATTGAGTCTCTGCTAAGATACAATAAGAACAGTCCCGTCCTGGTTGGACAACCCGGTACTGGTAAGACGACCATTGTAGAAGGATTAGTGTATAGAATAGAGAAAGGAGACGTCCCAAAGGAACTTAGAGGGTATACAGTCATCAGCTTAAATTTTAGAAAGTTCACCTCAGGAACTTCCTACAGAGGAGAATTTGAAACaaggatgaaaaatattattaaggagttgaaaaataaaaaaaataaaattatccTCTTTGTTGATGAGATACATTTACTGTTGGGTGCTGGAAAAGCTGAAGGAGGAACAGACGCAGCGAATTTATTGAAGCCAGTTTTGTCCAAGGGGGAGATCAAATTAATTGGAGCTACTACCGTGGCGGAGTACAGAAAATTCATAGAAAGCTGTTCCGCATTTGAAAGaagatttgaaaaaattttggtaGAACCCCCCTCAGTGGAAAACaccataaaaatattaagatCGTTAAAAAGCAAATATGAAAGTTTCTACGGCATACATATAACAGACAAAGCGTTAGTGGCCGCTGCGAAGGTATCTGATAGGTTTATAAAGGACCGTTACTTACCCGATAAAGCAATTGATCTGTTGAATAAAGCTTGCTCGTTCTTGCAAGTACAGTTGTCTGGAAAGCCCCGTATCATTGATGTGACGGAGAGGGAGATCGAACGATTGGCTTACGAAATCAGTACACTCGAAATGGACGTCGATAAAGTCTCCAAAAGGAAATACAACAATCTTATAaaagaatttgaaaataaaaaagagctACTAAAAACGTATTACGAGGAGTACGTCGTTTCGGGAGAAAgattaaagagaaaaaaagaagcagagaAAAGATTAAACGAATTGAAGGAACTTGCACAGAATTATATGAGTGCGAATAAAGAACCCCCCATTGAGTTGCAAAATAGTCTGAAGGATGCCCAGGAAAAATACATGGAAGTGTATAAGGAAACACTTGCTTACGTGGAAGCCAAAACGCATAACGCTATGAACGTAGATGCAGTGTATCAGGAGCATGTGTCCTACATTTATTTGAGAGATTCGGGTATGCCATTAGGTTCCCTCTCCTTCGAATCGTCCAAAGGGGCACTCAAACTGTACAACAGTTTATCCAAGTCGATTATTGGAAATGAGGATATTATAAAATCGCTAAGTGATGCAGTCGTTAAAGCGGCAACTGGTATGAAAGATCCGGAGAAACCCATTGGAACGTTCTTATTCTTGGGACCTACTGGTGTGGGTAAAACGGAGTTAGCCAAAACGTTAGCCATTGAACTGTTCAGCTCGAAGGATAATCTGATCAGAGTGAACATGTCTGAATTTACGGAAGCACACTCAGTGTCGAAGATCACTGGTAGTCCACCAGGTTACGTAGGATTCAGTGACTCTGGTCAGCTAACCGAAGCAGTGAGAGAGAGACCCCACTCCGTTGTTCTTTTCGATGAGTTGGAGAAAGCTCATCCAGATGTCTTTAAAGTGTTGTTACAAATTTTAGGAGATGGATACATCAACGATAATCACAGAAGGAACATTGATTTTTCAAAcaccattattattatgaccTCCAACCTTGGTGCAGAActatttaagaaaaaattattctttgATGCGAACAATTCAGACACACCAGAATATAAGAGAGTTTTTGATGACCTCAGAATCCAGCTCatcaaaaaatgtaaaaaagtcTTTAAGCCTGAATTTGTTAACAGAATTGACAAAATAGGAATTTTCGAACCTTTGAGCAAAAAGAATCTACGTGAAATTGTAAAGTTGAGATTtaaaaagttggaaaaacGTTTAGAGGAGAAGAATATTCACGTATCCGTATCGGAGAAGGCCGTAGACTACATCATCGATCAGTCGTACGATCCTGAGTTAGGAGCAAGACCAACTCTCATTTTCATTGAAAGTGTTATCATGACCAAATTTGCCATCATgtatttgaaaaaggaactgGTAGACGACATGGATGTGCACGTCGATTTTAACAAGGCCGCCAACAATTTGGTCATCAACCTTTCCGCGGTGTAG